Proteins from a genomic interval of Lolium perenne isolate Kyuss_39 chromosome 1, Kyuss_2.0, whole genome shotgun sequence:
- the LOC127296424 gene encoding putative F-box/LRR-repeat protein 22, with the protein MSSLSSRRRRRLRRGGDVRPSADWAGLPIDALLSVLHKLDPMELMMGGAGRVCRSWRRAVRDEPVLWRRIDTRFRKGHRCQIDEDTAKEAVRRGSRRCEAFCGEDATDHFLLFLAEHAPTLKSLRLIFSDRISNEGLLKAINKFPVLEELELSRCKHVFGKVYKFIGIACPHLKSFRLSCLHSYRSEAAKYNKDEEAIAISTMSALRSLQLLGSELTNKGLTAILDNCTRLEYLDIRHCFNICFDTALRAKCARIKMMKLPHDSTADYDLEIGIPILRRSKTICRDYALWKFGT; encoded by the exons ATGTCCTCCCTCTCctcccgccgtcgccgccgactCCGACGCGGCGGCGATGTGCGACCGTCCGCGGACTGGGCGGGCCTCCCTATCGACGCGCTTCTGTCCGTGCTGCACAAGCTGGATCCCATGGAGCTCATGATGGGCGGCGCGGGGCGGGTGTGCCGCTCCTGGCGCCGCGCCGTGCGCGATGAGCCCGTGCTCTGGCGCCGCATCGACACGCGCTTCCGAAAAGGTCACCGCTGCCAGATTGACGAAGACACGGCGAAAGAGGCCGTCCGGCGGGGGTCGAGGCGGTGCGAAGCCTTCTGTGGCGAAGACGCTACCGACCACTTCCTCCTATTCCTCGCTGAGCA TGCACCAACTCTAAAGAGCCTTCGCCTCATATTTTCTGACCGCATCAGTAATGAAGGATTGCTGAAGGCAATCAACAAGTTTCCTGTGCTTGAGGAGCTTGAGCTTTCACGCTGTAAACATGTTTTCGGGAAGGTCTACAAGTTTATTGGCATAGCTTGCCCACATCTCAAATCTTTCAGACTCAGCTGTCTGCACTCCTATAGAAGTGAAGCTGCCAAGTACAATAAGGACGAGGAAGCTATTGCAATTTCAACAATGTCTGCGCTACGCTCCCTTCAACTCTTGGGCAGCGAACTCACCAACAAAGGATTGACAGCAATCCTTGACAACTGCACCCGCCTGGAGTACTTGGACATTCGCCATTGTTTCAATATCTGCTTCGATACCGCCCTGCGTGCAAAGTGCGCTAGAATAAAGATGATGAAGCTTCCTCACGACTCAACTGCCGACTACGATCTCGAAATCGGAATACCAATTCTAAGACGCTCAAAAACAATTTGTCGAGATTATGCATTATGGAAATTCGGTACTTGA
- the LOC127296413 gene encoding putative F-box/LRR-repeat protein 23, producing MAHAMSSIPSGRRRRLRRTGEVQPSADWADLPIDALLSVLHKLEPIELMVGGVGRVCRSWRRAVRDEPELWRRIDMRVRKDRRYRIDEGTAREAVRRASGRCEAFWGEDATDHFLLFLAEHAPTLKSLRLISSNHISNEALMESINKFPMLEELELSLCKNVFGKVYEVIGIACPHLKSFRLSYPCFYSIEDAEYNKDEEAMGIVTMSALRSLQLFGSELTNKGLTAILDNCTHLEHLDIRHCFNIYFDTALRAKCTRIKTMRPPHGSTDDHEFQVGNPVRTCSRKTRRDYAFYGNSIFRGFQVP from the exons ATGGCCCACGCGATGTCCTCCATCccctccggccgtcgccgccgactCCGCCGCACCGGTGAGGTGCAGCCGTCCGCCGACTGGGCGGATCTGCCCATCGACGCGCTTCTGTCTGTGCTCCACAAGCTGGAACCTATCGAGCTCATGGTGGGTGGCGTGGGGCGGGTGTGCCGCTCCTGGCGCCGCGCCGTGCGCGACGAGCCCGAGCTCTGGCGCCGCATCGACATGCGAGTCCGGAAAGATCGCCGCTACCGGATTGACGAAGGCACGGCGAGGGAGGCCGTCCGGCGCGCGTCGGGGCGGTGTGAGGCCTTCTGGGGCGAAGACGCTACCGACCACTTCCTCCTATTCCTCGCCGAGCA TGCACCAACTCTAAAGAGCCTTCGCCTCATATCTTCTAACCACATCAGTAACGAAGCATTGATGGAGTCAATCAACAAGTTTCCTATGCTCGAGGAGCTTGAGCTTTCACTCTGTAAGAATGTTTTCGGGAAGGTCTACGAGGTTATCGGCATAGCTTGCCCACATCTCAAATCTTTCAGACTCAGCTATCCTTGCTTCTATAGCATTGAGGATGCTGAATACAATAAGGACGAGGAAGCTATGGGGATTGTGACAATGTCCGCGCTGCGCTCCCTTCAACTCTTTGGCAGCGAACTCACCAACAAAGGGTTGACAGCGATCCTCGACAACTGCACTCACCTGGAGCACCTGGACATCCGTCATTGTTTCAATATCTACTTCGATACCGCCCTGCGTGCAAAGTGCACTAGAATAAAGACGATGAGGCCTCCTCACGGCTCAACCGATGACCACGAGTTCCAAGTCGGAAACCCGGTTCGAACATGCTCAAGGAAAACTCGACGAGATTACGCATTCTACGGAAATTCGATATTTAGAGGATTTCAAGTACCATGA